One genomic window of Apium graveolens cultivar Ventura unplaced genomic scaffold, ASM990537v1 ctg617, whole genome shotgun sequence includes the following:
- the LOC141703066 gene encoding uncharacterized protein LOC141703066: MANMVQPNIPKLTSTNYGNWSIQMKVLLGSYDNWDIVESGFNEPADATAEAALPNAEKMALKESRKKDKKALYTIFQGVDESTFEKISEAKTAKDAWEILQKSFQGVEKVKKVRLQVLRGEFENIKMKTSENIGEYVTRLKTMTNKMKRNGESLDDVRVMEKLLRSLTRKFDYVVTSIEESKDLSTISIDELVGSLQAHEQRMNQYDDTSHLEKALQSKVSIGESSSSSSSVRGRGGFRGGYRGGYRGGRGRGRQSFNRGQNSGSYQSSGRVQNFRGRGRGGFQQRGDKSQFQCYNCNKFGHFSYECRSPKVEETSHFAAAKEDKDVGTAMFLTYKGNEESKKNVWYLDSGASNHMTGHKDLFMEIDETVSGEVTFGDSSKIPVKGKGTITIVSKNGEKRCGDVKESSVHT; encoded by the exons ATGGCGAATATGGTGCAACCAAATATTCCAAAATTGACGTCCACAAATTACGGGAATTGGAGTATCCAAATGAAGGTGTTACTCGGTTCCTACGACAATTGGGATATTGTCGAAAGTGGGTTTAACGAGCCCGCAGATGCAACCGCTGAAGCAGCACTTCCAAATGCCGAGAAGATGGCGTTAAAGGAGTCCCGAAAAAAGGACAAAAAGGCGTTGTACACAATTTTTCAAGGTGTTGATGAATCTACCTTTGAAAAAATTTCAGAAGCAAAAACAGCAAAAGATGCGTGGGAGATTTTGCAGAAATCATTCCAAGGCGTGGAGAAAGTAAAAAAGGTGCGGCTCCAAGTTCTACGCGGGGAGTTCGAAAATATAAAAATGAAGACCTCAGAAAATATTGGTGAATATGTTACGCGTTTGAAAACGATGACAAATAAGAtgaagagaaatggagaaagtcTCGATGATGTTCGGGTCATGGAAAAATTACTCCGCTCATTGACAAGAAAATTTGACTATGTCGTTACTTCTATCGAGGAGTCAAAAGATTTGTCCACAATTTCTATTGATGAGCTAGTTGGTTCACTTCAAGCCCATGAGCAGCGgatgaaccagtatgatgatACAAGCCATTTAGAAAAGGCATTGCAAAGTAAGGTGTCCATTGGTGAAAGTTCAAGCAGTAGCAGTTCTGTTCGTGGAAGAGGTGGTTTTAGAGGTGGCTACCGAGGTGGCTACCGAGGTGGACGAGGACGAGGAAGGCAGTCCTTCAATAGAGGCCAGAATTCGGGAAGTTATCAATCATCTGGTCGTGTTCAAAATTTTAGAGGCCGAGGAAGAGGTGGATTTCAACAACGAGGTGATAAATCTCAATTTCAGTGTTATAACTGTAATAAATTTGGCCATTTCAGTTATGAGTGTAGATCCCCGAAGGTGGAAGAAACTAGTCATTTTGCAGCAGCAAAAGAAGATAAAGATGTTGGTACTGCTATGTTCCTCACTTATAAAGGAAACGAGGAAAGCAagaagaatgtttggtatcttgactcagGGGCCAGCAATCACATGACTGGCCACAAAGATTTATTTATGGAGATAGATGAAACCGTCAGCGGGGAAGTTACATTTGGCGATTCTTCAAAAATTCCTGTTAAAGGGAAAGGTACAATTACGATTGTATCAAAGAATGGTGAGAAAAg atgtggagatgtcaaagaatcgTCTGTTCACACTTGA